A single Dasypus novemcinctus isolate mDasNov1 chromosome 4, mDasNov1.1.hap2, whole genome shotgun sequence DNA region contains:
- the ADIPOQ gene encoding adiponectin isoform X3 yields the protein MLLLQAVLLLLALPSHGQDTTTQEEPGVLLLPPKGACVIAGIPGLPGHNGIPGRDGRDGVPGQKGEKGDTGLLGPKGDSGEIGVSGVEGPRGFPGIPGRKGEPGESAYVYRSAFSVGLEARVTVPNVPIRFTKIFYNQQSHYDDTTGKFHCNIPGLYYFSYHITVYMKDVKVSLFKKDKAVLFTYDQYQEKNVDQASGSVLLHLEMGDQVWLQVYESGEQMGLYADNVNDSTFTGFLLYHDIE from the exons ATGCTGTTGCTGCAAGCCGTTCTACTGCTATTAGCCCTGCCCAGCCATGGCCAGGACACCACAACGCAAGAAGAGCCTGGAGTTCTGCTCCTCCCACCCAAGGGGGCCTGTGTGATAGCGGgcatcccagggcttcctggccacAATGGGATCCCAGGCCGCGATGGTAGAGATGGCGTCCCTGGTCAGAAGGGTGAGAAAGGAGATACAG GTCTTCTTGGTCCCAAGGGTGACTCTGGTGAGATTGGAGTGTCTGGAGTGGAAGGTCCCCGAGGTTTTCCAGGAATCCCAGGCAGGAAAGGAGAACCGGGAGAAAGTGCCTATGTATACCGCTCAGCATTCAGTGTGGGATTGGAGGCACGGGTCACCGTCCCCAATGTTCCCATTCGCTTTACCAAGATCTTCTACAATCAGCAAAGCCACTATGATGACACCACTGGCAAATTCCACTGCAACATTCCTGGGCTGTACTACTTCTCCTACCACATCACTGTTTACATGAAGGACGTGAAGGTCAGCCTTTTCAAGAAGGACAAGGCTGTGCTCTTCACCTACGATCAGTACCAGGAAAAGAATGTGGACCAGGCCTCTGGCTCTGTGCTCCTCCATCTGGAGATGGGGGACCAAGTCTGGCTCCAGGTATATGAGAGTGGAGAGCAAATGGGGCTCTATGCAGATAATGTCAATGACTCCACATTCACAGGCTTCCTTCTCTACCATGACATCGAGTGA